A window of the Branchiostoma lanceolatum isolate klBraLanc5 chromosome 13, klBraLanc5.hap2, whole genome shotgun sequence genome harbors these coding sequences:
- the LOC136446713 gene encoding titin-like isoform X21, with protein MAEGGDAATVAHEAGNAVQETPKAEPEKAAAAAEPAAPAEPAEPTVRTIVLTGHGGYDKLSVQQKPQPKAGKGEVLVRVKAAGLNFSELMVRQGLHDRMTKPPVVLGMEAAGVIEELGEDVSGLEVGQNVICLAQTGMWREIVAVPATNVFIMPDEMSYEEGAAIPLSYLTAYFMLFDFGNLRPGKSLLVHIAAGGVGWAATQLAKTVDNVTVFGTASASKHDAIKENGVDHPIDYRTRDYSEEIKNISPKGVDVVLDPLGGADTSKGLQLLRPMGKIVTYGSANMVKGENRNLMKMAKTLWQSTSVSPVSLVKTNKAIAGFQLAHLTGEIELVRSAFQDILNMYKDGKIKPRIDSVWAFEQVAEAMQQMNERRNIGKVILSPEKEPTKPAEGDAAPTSPLKKKKPSLFRRLSKRASRSKDEGEKKDEVKNAKKESPIKQEDQEKADDSKATNGHVQQTPEDEKIDDEAAKKLRARLSGGDPNIEDSDKIVNDKIGAAEDKIGDISKKVDGKVGDAEKAAEETAKKVEDKVEDKVEEGKDKAEDAKKAVVAQVEQTAAKLPENGTSAKIAVDDIFKEAEAKVDGNIQKSTKGKTADTKAHNVKKEPAIQKAKQSTKDSFPNSISEVSLPKKVGHKDLHKREIGKLFKPKSKMPKKTLEFVKGDVHKEDVIEEEPIIKKAVVKDLSPKQIVKKFQNNFAEDEISKKAVPEKIETGTSKESEDISSSDVWVRQDSEKVPKEVVKEEVPKTVVKEVVPEEVVTEEVPKEVVPEVVPKEVVEEEVVKEVVKEVVPKEVVPKEVVKEVVKEVVPKEVVKEVVPKEVVPKEVVKKVVKEVVPKEVVEEVVKEVVPKEVFPEVVPKEVVEEEVVKEVVKEVVPKEVVPKEVVEEAVDKEVVEEAVPKEVVEEEVVKEVVKEVVPKEVVPKEVVKEVVKEVVPKKVVKEVVPKELVKEVVPKEVVKEVVKEVVPEEVVKEVVPKEVVKEVVPKEVVKEVVPKEVVKEVVPKEVVPKEVVKEVVKKVMKEVVPKKVVKEVVPKEVVKEVPVVPKEIVKKEDVKKVVKKVAPKNVLKKVVPMDAVEEEVVKEEVEEEVVKEVVPKEVVKEVVPKEVVREVVPKEVVKDVVKEVVPKKVVKEVVPKKVVKEVVPKEVVVDVVPKEVVKDVVPKEVMKEVVPKEVLKEVVPKEVVKDVVKEVVPKEVVKDVVPKEVVKEVVKKVMKEVVPKKVVEEVVPKEVVKDVVPKEVVPKEVVKEVVPKEVVEEVVPKEVVKEVVKEVVPKEVVKDVVPKEVVKEVVPKEVVEEVVPKEVVKEVVKEVVPKEVVKDVVPKEVVKEVVPKDVVPKEVVKEVVPKKVVPKEVLEEEVVKKVVKEAVPKEAVPKEVVEEEVVKKALKEVVPKEVVEEEVVEKVVKEVVPKEVVPEVVPKEVVEDEVKEVVPKEVVPKEVVKEVVPKKVVKEVVKDVVPKKVVKEVVPKKVVKEVVPKKVVKEVVPKEVVKEVVPKEVVKEVVPKEVVKEVVKEVVPKEVVKEVVKKVMKEVVPKKVVKEVVPKEVVKEVPVVPKEIVKKEDVKKVVKKVAPKNVLKKVVPMDAVEEEVVKEEVEEEVVKEVVPKEVVKEVVPKEVVREVVPKEVVKDVVPKEVVKDVVPKEVMKEVVPKEVVKEVVPKEVVKDVVKEVVPKEVVKEVVKEVVPKEVVKEVVKKVMKEVVPKKVVEEVVPKEVVKDVVPKEVVPKEVVPKKVVKEVVPKEVVEEVVPKEVVKEVVKEVVPKEVVKDVVPKEVVKEVVPKDVVPKEVVKEVVPKKVVPKEVLEEEVVKKVVKEAVPKEAVPKEVVPKEVVEEEVVKKALKEVVPKEVVEEEVVEKVVKKVVPKEVVPEVVPKEVVEDEVKEVVKEVVPKEVVPKEVVPKEVVKEVVPKKVVKEVVKDVVPKKVVKDVVPKKVVKDVVPKKVVKEVVPKKVVKEVVPKKVVKEVVPKKVVKEVVPKKVVKEVVPKKVVKEVVPKKVVKEVVPKKVVEEVVPKEVVPKKVVKEVVPKEVVEEVVPREVVEEVVPREVVEEDPVVPKEIVKEEDVKKVVKKVAPKKVLKKVVPMEAVEVEVVKEEVPKEVVEEVVPKEVVKDVVPKEVVKEVVLKEVVKEVVPKEVAKEVVPKEVVKEVVPKEVVKEVLVVPREIVKEENVKKVVKKVAPKKVLKKVAMDAVEEEVVKEEVEEEVVKEVVPKEVVKEVVPKEVLKEYVKEVVPKEVVPKEVVPKEVVPKEVVEEEVVKDVVKEVVLKEVVEEEVVKEVVPKEVVEEEVVKEVVPKEVVEEEVLKDVVPKEIVPKEIVPKEVVPKKEVPKEVVKKLVPKQVMKILDPKKVVKEAVPKKVVKKVVPKQVMKILDPKKVVKDLVPKEDVKKVVLREVVEEEVVKKVVKKEVPKKVLKEVVPKEDVKEVVLKEIVKEAETVVGDVVNKALANIVDESVPEEDKIVIQKSKKEEATPKEITQNMIIEGNNKETASEILKENPLKDVQNCGELTEKEKVVTKEKHQTPTVEAVVNGENKTTPLNGINDVMYTKAFVAETKTLVKKPMSKRINDGSSGHSLPNLKQYPRIENGPHIVKIECEDSEVESDYESMENSNEVKSYIRSSEHFGGARQTGGTGKAENVEEKLEEGKEKAEDVIQQTEEKVDEAVKQEEAPTEPDTQEEKKDEAPAEEPEKIEVAVENPAETDDAKAAAADIVADEKPVENEEKADGVASQEI; from the exons GTTGGCCAGAATGTCATCTGCCTGGCACAAACGGGGATGTGGCGCGAGATCGTGGCTGTGCCCGCCACCAACGTGTTCATCATGCCCGATGAGATGTCGTATGAGGAGGGCGCCGCCATCCCGCTCAGCTACCTGACCGCGTACTTCATGCTGTTCGACTTTGGGAACCTGCGGCCCGGGAAGAGCCTGCTCGTACACATCGCTGCAG GTGGGGTTGGCTGGGCCGCTACGCAGCTTGCCAAGACAGTCGACAACGTCACAGTGTTCGGCACAGCCTCCGCCTCCAAACACGACGCCATCAAGGAGAACGGCGTGGACCACCCCATCGACTACCGGACGAGAGACTACTCCGAGGAGATCAAGAACATCAGCCCCAAAG gTGTGGACGTTGTCCTGGACCCGCTGGGAGGTGCAGACACATCCAAGGGTCTGCAGCTGCTCAGACCAATGGGAAAGATCGTCACTTATG GTTCAGCCAACATGGTGAAGGGAGAGAACAGGAATCTGATGAAGATGGCCAAGACCCTGTGGCAGTCCACCTCAGTCAGCCCTGTGTCGCTGGTCAAGACCAACAAGGCCATTGCTGGCTTCCAACTTGCACACCTCACAG GTGAAATTGAGCTTGTACGCAGTGCCTTCCAAGATATCCTGAACATGTACAAGGACGGGAAGATCAAGCCACGCATTGACTCTGTCTGGGCCTTCGAGCAG GTTGCCGAGGCGATGCAGCAGATGAACGAGCGGCGGAACATCGGCAAGGTCATCCTGTCGCCCGAGAAGGAGCCGACGAAGCCGGCCGAGGGCGACGCCGCGCCAACGTCACCCCTCAAGAAGAAGAAACCATCACTCTTCCGGCGACTGTCCAAGCGAGCATCGCGGTCCAAGGACGAGGGAGAGAAGAAGGATGAAGTTAAG AATGCAAAGAAAGAGTCACCCATTAAG CAAGAGGATCAGGAGAAGGCTGACGACAGCAAGGCCACCAACGGACATGTTCAGCAAACG CCCGAAGATGAGAAGATCGATGACGAGGCCGCTAAG AAACTAAGGGCACGGCTTTCCGGGGGCGATCCCAACATAGAGGACTCAGACAAG ATTGTAAATGACAAAATTGGTGCGGCTGAAGACAAGATTGGAGATATTTCCAAG AAGGTAGATGGGAAAGTTGGTGATGCGGAGAAAGCTGCAGAGGAAACTGCAAAG AAAGTAGAGGACAAAGTTGAAGACAAAGTTGAAGAAGGCAAAGACAAGGCGGAAGATGCCAAAAAG GCAGTGGTGGCTCAGGTCGAACAGACAGCAGCGAAACTCCCAGAGAATGGAACGTCTGCAAAGATCGCTGTAGATGACATATTTAAGGAAGCAGAGGCAAAAGTTGATGGAAATATACAG AAGTCAACAAAAGGGAAGACTGCTGACACCAAAGCTCACAACGTTAAAAAAGAACCAGCAATTCAGAAAGCAAAACAATCTACAAAGGACTCTTTTCCAAATTCCATCTCTGAAGTAAGCCTTCCAAAAAAAGTTGGCCACAAAGACCTACATAAAAGAGAAATAGGTAAACTTTTCAAGCCTAAAAGcaaaatgcctaaaaagacTCTAGAATTTGTCAAGGGTGATGTTCATAAGGAGGATGTGATCGAAGAAGAACCAATCATTAAGAAGGCCGTGGTTAAAGATTTAAGCCCCAAGCAAATTGTGAAGAAGTTTCAAAACAACTTTGCAGAGGATGAAATCTCTAAGAAGGCAGTTCCTGAGAAAATTGAGACAGGAACTTCGAAAGAGTCTGAAGACATATCCTCTTCAGATGTTTGGGTAAGACAGGATAGTGAAAaagtccccaaggaagttgtgaaagAAGAAGTCCCCAAGACAGTTGTAAAGGAAGTAGTTCCCGAGGAAGTTGTGACTGAAGaagtccccaaggaagttgttccagaagttgtccccaaggaagttgtggaggaagaagttgtgaaggaagttgtgaaggaagtagtccccaaggaagttgttcccaaggaagttgtgaaggaagttgtaaaggaagttgtccccaaggaagttgtgaaggaagtagtccccaaggaagttgtccccaaggaagttgtgaagaaagttgtgaaggaagttgtccccaaggaagttgtggaggaagttgtgaaggaagttgtccccaaggaagtttttccagaagttgtccccaaggaagttgtggaggaagaagttgttaaggaagttgtgaaggaagttgtccccaaggaagttgtccccaaggaagttgtggagGAAGCAGTTGATAAGGAAGTTGTGGAGGAAgctgtccccaaggaagttgtggaggaagaagttgttaaggaagttgtgaaggaagttgtccccaaggaagttgtccccaaggaagttgttaaggaagttgtgaaggaagttgtccccaagaaaGTTGtaaaggaagttgtccccaaggaacttgtgaaggaagttgtccccaaggaagttgttaAGGAAGTTGTGAAAGAAGTTGTCCCCGAGGAAGTTGtaaaggaagttgtccccaaggaagttgtgaaggaagttgtccccaaggaagttgtgaaggaagttgtccccaaggaagttgtgaaggaagttgtccccaaggaagttgtccccaaggaagttgtgaaggaagttgttaAGAAAGTtatgaaggaagttgtccccaagaaagttgtgaaggaagttgtccccaaggaagttgtgaaggaagtaccGGTAGTCCCCAAAGAAATTGTGAAGAAAGAAGATGTTAAGAAAGTTGTGAAAAAGGTAGCCCCTAAGAATGTTCTAAAGAAAGTAGTCCCCATGGACGCTGTGGAGGAAGAAgttgtcaaagaagaagttgaggaggaagttgtgaaggaagttgtcccaaaggaagttgtgaaagaagttgtccccaaggaagttgtgagGGAAGTTGTCCcaaaggaagttgtgaaggacgttgtgaaggaagttgtccccaagaaagttgtgaaggaagttgtccccaagaaagttgtgaaggaagttgtcccaaAAGAAGTTGTGGTGGacgttgtccccaaggaagttgtgaaggacgttgtccccaaggaagttatgaaggaagttgtccccaaggaagttttgaaggaagttgtccccaaggaagttgtgaaggacgttgtgaaggaagttgtcccaaaggaagttgtgaaggacgttgtccccaaggaagttgtgaaggaagttgttaAGAAAGTtatgaaggaagttgtccccaagaaagttgtggaggaagttgtccccaaggaagttgtgaaggacgttgtccccaaggaagttgtccccaaggaagttgtgaaggaagttgtccccaaggaagttgtggaggaagttgtccccaaggaagttgtgaaggaagttgtgaaggaagttgtcccaaaggaagttgtgaaggacgttgtccccaaggaagttgtgaaggaagttgtccccaaggaagttgtggaggaagttgtccccaaggaagttgtgaaggaagttgtgaaggaagttgtcccaaaggaagttgtgaaggacgttgtccccaaggaagttgtgaaggaagttgtcccaaaggacgttgtccccaaggaagttgtgaaggaagttgtccccaagaaagttgtccccaaggaagttctGGAGGAAGAAGTTGTTaagaaagttgtgaaggaagcTGTCCCCAAGGAAgctgtccccaaggaagttgtggagGAAGAAGTTGTTAAGAAAGCTctgaaggaagttgtcccaaAGGAAGTTGTGGAGGAAGAAGTTGTAGagaaagttgtgaaggaagttgtccccaaggaagttgttccagaagttgtccccaaggaagttgtggagGATGAAGTTAAGGAAGTTGTTCCCAAGGAAGtagtccccaaggaagttgtgaaggaagttgtcccaaagaaagttgtgaaggaagttgtgaaggacgTTGTCCCCaagaaagttgtgaaggaagttgtccccaagaaagttgtgaaggaagttgtccccaagaaagttgtgaaggaagttgtccccaaggaagttgtgaaggaagttgtccccaaggaagttgtgaaggaagttgtccccaaggaagttgtgaaggaagttgtgaaggaagttgtccccaaggaagttgtgaaggaagttgttaAGAAAGTtatgaaggaagttgtccccaagaaagttgtgaaggaagttgtccccaaggaagttgtgaaggaagtaccGGTAGTCCCCAAAGAAATTGTGAAGAAAGAAGATGTTAAGAAAGTTGTGAAAAAGGTAGCCCCTAAGAATGTTCTAAAGAAAGTAGTCCCCATGGACGCTGTGGAGGAAGAAgttgtcaaagaagaagttgaggaggaagttgtgaaggaagttgtcccaaaggaagttgtgaaagaagttgtccccaaggaagttgtgagGGAAGTTGTCCcaaaggaagttgtgaaggacgttgtccccaaggaagttgtgaaggacgttgtccccaaggaagttatgaaggaagttgtccccaaggaagttgtgaaggaagttgttccaaaggaagttgtgaaggacgttgtgaaggaagttgtccccaaggaagttgtgaaggaagttgtgaaggaagttgtccccaaggaagttgtgaaggaagttgttaAGAAAGTtatgaaggaagttgtccccaagaaagttgtggaggaagttgtccccaaggaagttgtgaaggacgttgtccccaaggaagttgtccccaaggaagttgtccccaagaaagttgtgaaggaagttgtccccaaggaagttgtggaggaagttgtccccaaggaagttgtgaaggaagttgtgaaggaagttgtcccaaaggaagttgtgaaggacgttgtccccaaggaagttgtgaaggaagttgtcccaaaggacgttgtccccaaggaagttgtgaaggaagttgtccccaagaaagttgtccccaaggaagttctGGAGGAAGAAGTTGTTAAGAAAGTTGTAAAGGAAGCTGTCCCCAAGGAAgctgtccccaaggaagttgtccccaaggaagttgtggagGAAGAAGTTGTTAAGAAAGCTctgaaggaagttgtcccaaAGGAAGTTGTGGAGGAAGAAGTTGTAGAGAAAGTTGTGAAgaaagttgtccccaaggaagttgttccagaagttgtccccaaggaagttgtggagGATGAAGttaaggaagttgtgaaggaagttgttcccaaggaagttgtccccaaggaagtagtccccaaggaagttgtgaaggaagttgtcccaaagaaagttgtgaaggaagttgtgaaggacgTTGTCCCCAAGAAAGTTGTGAAGGACGTTGTCCCCAAGAAAGTTGTGAAGGACGTTGTCCCCaagaaagttgtgaaggaagttgtccccaagaaagttgtgaaggaagttgtccccaagaaagttgtgaaggaagttgtccccaagaaagttgtgaaggaagttgtccccaagaaagttgtgaaggaagttgtccccaagaaagttgtgaaggaagttgtccccaagaaagttgtgaaggaagttgtccccaagaaagttgtggaggaagttgtccccaaggaagttgtccccaagaaagttgtgaaggaagttgtccccaaggaagttgtggagGAAGTTGTCCCCAGGGAAGTTGTGGAGGAAGTTGTCCCCAGGGAAGTTGTGGAGGAAGACCCGGTAGTCCCCAAAGAAATTGTGAAGGAAGAAGATGTTAAGAAAGTTGTGAAAAAGGTAGCCCCTAAGAAGGTTTTAAAGAAAGTAGTCCCCATGGAAGCTGTGGAGGTAGAAgttgtcaaagaagaagtccccaaggaagttgtggaggaagttgtccccaaggaagttgtgaaggacgttgtccccaaggaagttgtgaaagAAGTTGTCCTGAAGGAAGTTGTGAaagaagttgtccccaaggaagttgcgaaagaagttgtccccaaggaagttgtgaaggaagttgtccccaaggaagttgtgaaggaagtactGGTAGTCCCCAGAGAAATTGTGAAGGAAGAAAATGTTAAGAAAGTTGTGAAAAAGGTAGCCCCCAAGAAGGTTTTAAAGAAAGTCGCCATGGATGCTGTGGAGGAAGAAgttgtcaaagaagaagttgagGAGGAAGTTGTGAaagaagttgtccccaaggaagttgtgaaggaagttgtccccaaggaagttttGAAGGAAtatgtgaaggaagttgtccccaaggaagttgtccccaaggaagttgtccccaaggaagttgtccccaaggaagttgtggaggaagaagttgtgaaggatgttgtgaaggaagttgtcctcaaggaagttgtggaggaagaagttgtgaaggaagttgtccccaaggaagttgtggaggaagaagttgtgaaggaagttgtccccaaggaagttgtggagGAAGAAGTTTTGAAGGACGTTGTCCCCAAGGAAATTGTCCCCAAGGAaattgtccccaaggaagttgtccccaagaaaGAAGTGCCCAAAGAAGTTGTGAAGAAACTAGTGCCCAAGCAAGTTATGAAAATATTGGACCCCAAGAAAGTTGTGAAAGAAGCTGTCCCCAAGAAAGTTGTGAAGAAAGTAGTGCCCAAGCAAGTTATGAAAATATTGGACCCCAAGAAAGTTGTGAAGGATCTGGTCCCCAAGGAAGATGTTAAAAAAGTAGTCCTCAGGGAAGTTGTGGAGGAAGAAGTTGTGAAGAAAGTTGTGAAAAAGGAAGTCCCCAAGAAAGTTCTGAAGGAAGTAGTCCCCAAGGAAGATGTGAAGGAAGTTGTGCTCAAGGAAATTGTGAAGGAAGCAGAGACTGTGGTAGGAGATGTAGTAAACAAAGCCCTCGCAAACATAGTAGACGAGTCAGTTCCTGAAGAAGATAAGATTGTCATTCAAAAAAGCAAGAAGGAGGAGGCTACACCAAAAGAGATAACTCAGAATATGATAATTGAAGGTAATAATAAAGAAACTGCCAGTGAAATTTTGAAGGAAAATCCTCTCAAAGATGTTCAAAACTGTGGAGAATTAACTGAGAAAGAAAAAGTtgttacaaaggaaaaacaccAAACACCAACAGTTGAAGCAGTTGTAAACggagaaaataaaacaacaccTCTCAATGGTATCAATGATGTGATGTATACAAAAGCTTTTGTAGCAGAAACCAAAACACTTGTCAAGAAACCAATGTCTAAGAGGATAAATGATGGTTCTTCTGGTCACAGTCTTCCCAACTTGAAGCAGTACCCAAGAATCGAAAATGGTCCCCACATTGTAAAAATTGAATGTGAAGATTCGGAAGTTGAGTCTGATTATGAATCCATGGAAAACTCAAACGAAGTGAAGTCGTACATAAGATCGTCCGAGCACTTTGGTGGCGCACGGCAGACTGGTGGCACAGGCAAAGCAGAG AACGTAGAGGAAAAGCTTGAGGAAGGAAAGGAAAAAGCCGAAGATGTCATACAG CAGACAGAGGAGAAGGTGGATGAAGCTGTGAAG CAGGAGGAGGCCCCAACAGAGCCTGACACTCAGG AGGAGAAGAAGGATGAGGCCCCTGCTGAAGAGCCGGAGAAGATCGAAGTGGCCGTCGAAAACCCCGCCGAGACGGACGACGCCAAGGCTGCGGCCGCGGACATCGTTGCCGACGAGAAGCCCGTTGAGAACGAGGAAAAGGCCGACGGAGTCGCAAGTCAAGAGATCTAG